A window from Athalia rosae chromosome 5, iyAthRosa1.1, whole genome shotgun sequence encodes these proteins:
- the LOC105693085 gene encoding uncharacterized protein LOC105693085, protein MEVVIDCYFDKIFSEMERSSLLSRCKRRALVDWFTAIIDGCARGEELEHTDVCERAVQAALRYHNITLAENGSICLLGKFHNVLYIAAKLCFDWKIKNNDIVSRLLNDIYYCEKTFERIFIGAIFGTRVTHFLSGWKSDFKDREENIRALIYFMDHANEGRLEYPTTQSTEKCRFFDVSMESYGHAVPIKVVVQLGAPDILLLLLRYGANLGGTGVRGNSVRSAPSVMEMVLNKFTDFDDRNVNEKVNASVTPAQYPAQLVACLRILLRTVPLVTVNTPGHIAVQSGVLTLPLYDQYPQLVSNNLVPPERSGVSPPELKHLCRCRIRDSLFKNWALPHGIKELRIPQSLKDYLDLLTD, encoded by the exons ATGGAGGTGGTGATCGACtgttactttgataaaattttctcagAAATGGAACGAAGCAGTCTTCTTTCTCGCTGTAAAAGAAGGGCGTTGGTCGATTGGTTCACCGCAATTATCGATGGTTGCGCCAGAG GCGAAGAATTAGAACACACCGACGTCTGCGAACGAGCCGTTCAGGCAGCTTTGCGTTACCACAACATAACGTTGGCGGAGAACGGTTCGATATGTCTCCTCGGTAAGTTTCACAACGTCCTCTACATAGCTGCAAAATTGTGCttcgattggaaaataaagaacaacGATATAGTGTCACGTCTTCTGAACGATATATACTACTGCGAGAAGACGTTCGAGCGGATATTCATCGGTGCGATATTCGGTACTCGGGTGACGCATTTTTTATCCGGTTGGAAAAGTGACTTCAAGGATCGCGAGGAAAATATAAGAGCGTTGATTTACTTCATGGATCACGCGAACGAGGGACGTCTCGAGTACCCTACGACGCAGTCGACGgagaaatgtcgtttctttgacgTTTCCATGGAGTCGTACGGCCACGCGGTACCGATCAAAGTCGTCGTCCAGTTGGGCGCTCCGGATATCCTTCTGCTTCTTTTGAGGTACGGGGCAAACCTCGGAGGAACCGGCGTTAGGGGTAACTCAGTCCGCTCGGCTCCCTCGGTGATGGAAATGGTACTCAACAAATTCACGGACTTTGACGACAGGAATGTCAACGAGAAGGTGAACGCGAGCGTTACGCCCGCTCAATACCCCGCTCAATTGGTGGCCTGCCTTAGAATCCTCCTACGAACGGTTCCCCTGGTCACGGTAAACACCCCGGGTCACATCGCCGTTCAAAGCGGAGTCCTGACCCTCCCGCTTTACGATCAATACCCCCAATTGGTCTCGAACAATCTTGTGCCACCGGAACGCAGCGGCGTCTCTCCCCCCGAACTCAAACACCTTTGTCGTTGCCGAATACGGGATTCTCTATTCAAAAACTGGGCCCTACCTCACGGGATCAAGGAGCTCAGGATACCCCAGTCCCTCAAAGACTATCTCGACTTGTTGACCGACTGA